From the genome of Pseudomonas sp. gcc21, one region includes:
- a CDS encoding acyl-CoA dehydrogenase family protein, with amino-acid sequence MDFKLTEEQQMLQETAERLVRDAYTFSNREKFSESETGFSPEFWQQMGELGLTAIPFPEELGGFGGTGIENMLIMQELGKGLCLEPYMESVILAGGLITQLGSDAQKEELLAGIASGELQAAVALEEQQSHYDLSHVTTTATKQDGSWTLNGRKAVVIGGHTAGKILVSARSAGDVRDQSGISLFIVDPNSEGVRRRVYSTVDGRKGCELFLDNAKGELLGTDGEAYDAIRYQSGRAIAALCAEAVGSMRVLCDITLDYLKTRKQFGVVIGKFQVLQHRMVDMISELERATSMAILAACLADDEDSEERSAKLAAAKYMVNRAAQYVAEQSIQLHGGIAMTWEYAGAHYAKRLVMIGHQFGDEDHHLEAYAAQLSI; translated from the coding sequence TTGACTGAAGAGCAACAAATGCTCCAGGAAACTGCGGAGCGTCTGGTACGCGACGCTTACACTTTCAGCAATCGCGAAAAATTCAGCGAAAGCGAAACCGGTTTCAGCCCGGAATTCTGGCAGCAGATGGGCGAGCTGGGCCTGACCGCAATCCCCTTCCCCGAAGAGCTCGGCGGATTTGGCGGCACAGGCATCGAGAACATGCTGATCATGCAGGAGCTGGGCAAGGGTCTTTGCCTGGAGCCCTACATGGAGTCAGTCATCCTCGCAGGCGGCTTGATCACCCAGTTGGGTTCCGACGCTCAGAAAGAGGAATTGCTGGCTGGTATCGCCTCCGGCGAACTGCAAGCGGCTGTAGCGCTGGAAGAACAGCAGAGCCATTACGACCTGAGCCACGTCACCACGACTGCCACCAAACAGGACGGTAGCTGGACGCTCAACGGTCGCAAGGCTGTGGTGATTGGTGGCCACACCGCCGGCAAGATTCTGGTCTCTGCCCGCAGCGCGGGCGACGTTCGCGACCAGTCCGGCATCAGCCTGTTCATTGTCGATCCGAACAGCGAAGGTGTTCGTCGCCGTGTCTACTCCACCGTGGATGGCCGCAAGGGTTGCGAACTCTTCCTCGATAACGCCAAGGGCGAACTGCTGGGTACTGATGGCGAAGCCTATGACGCTATCCGTTACCAGTCTGGCCGTGCCATTGCCGCACTCTGCGCTGAAGCCGTCGGTTCCATGCGCGTACTGTGCGACATCACGCTGGATTACCTGAAGACCCGCAAGCAGTTCGGCGTGGTCATCGGCAAATTCCAGGTACTGCAGCACCGCATGGTCGACATGATCAGCGAGCTGGAACGCGCTACCTCCATGGCGATTCTGGCGGCCTGTCTGGCAGACGACGAAGACAGCGAAGAGCGTAGCGCCAAGCTGGCCGCGGCCAAGTACATGGTCAACCGCGCTGCGCAGTATGTGGCAGAGCAGAGCATCCAGCTGCACGGCGGTATCGCCATGACCTGGGAATACGCCGGCGCGCATTACGCCAAGCGTCTGGTCATGATTGGCCATCAGTTCGGTGATGAAGATCATCACCTGGAAGCCTACGCTGCTCAACTGAGCATCTGA
- a CDS encoding electron transfer flavoprotein subunit beta/FixA family protein → MKILVAVKRVVDYNVKVRVKADNSGVDLANVKMSMNPFCEIAVEEAVRLKEKGVATEIVAVSVGPTAAQEQLRTALALGADRAILVESTEELSSLSIAKLLKGVVDKEQPQLVILGKQAIDSDNNQTGQMLAALSGYGQGTFASAVNVEGDSVKVTREIDGGAQTVDLKLPAIVTTDLRLNEPRYASLPNIMKAKKKPLETLKPEDLGVSTTSTVSTLKVEAPAARSAGIMVKSVDELVDKLKNEAKVI, encoded by the coding sequence ATGAAAATCCTCGTCGCCGTAAAGCGCGTGGTCGATTACAACGTCAAGGTTCGCGTCAAAGCGGACAATTCCGGTGTCGATCTCGCCAACGTCAAGATGTCGATGAACCCCTTCTGCGAAATCGCTGTGGAAGAGGCCGTGCGCCTGAAAGAGAAAGGCGTGGCGACTGAAATCGTCGCTGTGTCGGTCGGACCGACTGCTGCCCAGGAGCAGCTGCGTACCGCCCTGGCACTGGGTGCCGATCGCGCCATCCTGGTTGAATCCACCGAAGAGCTGAGCTCGCTGTCCATCGCCAAGCTGCTCAAGGGTGTGGTCGACAAGGAACAGCCCCAGCTGGTCATCCTTGGCAAGCAGGCCATCGATTCCGACAACAACCAGACCGGCCAGATGCTGGCTGCGCTGTCCGGCTACGGCCAGGGCACCTTCGCTTCGGCAGTCAATGTCGAAGGCGACAGCGTCAAGGTAACCCGTGAAATCGACGGCGGCGCCCAGACCGTTGATCTGAAACTGCCGGCCATCGTCACCACTGACCTGCGTCTGAACGAGCCGCGCTATGCGTCGCTGCCGAACATCATGAAAGCCAAGAAGAAGCCGCTTGAGACCCTCAAGCCGGAAGATCTGGGCGTCAGCACCACTTCGACCGTCTCTACCCTCAAGGTTGAAGCACCGGCCGCGCGCAGCGCCGGCATCATGGTCAAGTCGGTAGACGAGCTGGTCGACAAACTCAAGAACGAAGCCAAGGTGATCTAA
- a CDS encoding electron transfer flavoprotein subunit alpha/FixB family protein: protein MTILVIAEHNNAELTASTLNTVAAAKAIGGDIEVLVAGQGCSAVADAAAKIEGVSKVLLADNAAYANQLPENISLLVAEIGKNYSHILATASTNGKNYLPRVAALLDVDQISEIIAVESADTFKRPIYAGNAIATVQSNAAVKVITVRSTGFDPVAAEGGSASVENLDVAQDAGVSSFVNEELAKSDRPELAGAKIVISGGRGMQNGENFEMLYKLADKIGAAVGASRAAVDAGFVPNDMQVGQTGKIVAPQLYIAVGISGAIQHLAGMKESKVIVAINKDEEAPIFQVADYGLVGDLFQIIPELDGKL, encoded by the coding sequence ATGACAATTTTGGTTATTGCTGAACACAACAACGCCGAGCTGACTGCCTCGACCCTGAACACCGTGGCTGCTGCCAAAGCCATTGGCGGTGACATCGAAGTACTGGTCGCTGGTCAGGGCTGCTCCGCTGTCGCTGATGCTGCCGCCAAGATCGAAGGCGTAAGCAAGGTGCTGCTGGCTGACAACGCTGCCTATGCCAACCAGCTGCCGGAGAACATCTCCCTGCTGGTTGCCGAAATCGGTAAGAACTACAGCCACATCCTGGCCACCGCCAGCACCAACGGCAAGAACTACCTGCCACGCGTTGCGGCCCTGCTGGACGTTGATCAGATCTCCGAGATCATCGCCGTGGAAAGCGCTGACACCTTCAAGCGTCCGATCTATGCCGGTAACGCCATCGCTACCGTGCAGTCCAACGCAGCGGTCAAGGTCATCACCGTGCGTTCCACCGGTTTCGATCCGGTTGCAGCCGAAGGCGGCAGCGCCAGCGTCGAGAACCTCGACGTTGCCCAGGACGCCGGCGTATCCAGCTTCGTCAACGAAGAGCTGGCCAAGTCTGACCGTCCCGAGCTGGCCGGTGCCAAGATCGTCATCTCCGGCGGCCGCGGCATGCAGAACGGTGAAAACTTCGAAATGCTGTACAAGCTGGCCGACAAGATCGGTGCTGCTGTAGGCGCTTCGCGCGCCGCAGTCGACGCTGGTTTCGTACCCAACGACATGCAGGTCGGTCAGACCGGCAAGATCGTTGCCCCGCAGCTGTACATCGCCGTCGGTATCTCCGGCGCGATCCAGCACCTGGCCGGCATGAAAGAATCCAAAGTGATCGTTGCGATCAACAAGGACGAAGAAGCGCCGATCTTCCAGGTAGCCGACTACGGTCTGGTGGGTGATCTGTTCCAGATCATCCCCGAGCTGGACGGCAAGCTGTAA
- a CDS encoding AbrB family transcriptional regulator, with protein MTNQSPTFLSALPQSLQWITLVAGGGLAGYLLHYIGLPAALFLGPMIVAVCMGVAGSSIHVPRLLFRSGQGIVGLMVAQSVTLGVLLAMAAEWHLMLIMTIVTLLLSAGVGLGMIRFGGIPASAAAWGTAPGAASAMIAMAEEDGADSRLVACMQYVRVVCVVMLGAWISHMVVPSESMQLSPDAAEVPLNLIGLGATLLVAFLGALSGRFVPSGALLTPVIVGSALQLLGWLDITLTEPILALAYGLIGSYIGLRFDRATVLRVARLMPTIVTANVALILLTTALAWPISWVFSRDFLSVFLAISPGGLDAMAIIAVETGSDASFVVALQTLRLIGVVFTGKLCAQVLIAIARRMNR; from the coding sequence ATGACAAACCAATCTCCAACCTTCCTCAGCGCACTGCCGCAATCGCTCCAATGGATCACTCTGGTTGCCGGCGGCGGCCTGGCGGGTTATCTGTTGCATTACATCGGCTTGCCCGCGGCGTTATTCCTTGGCCCCATGATTGTTGCGGTGTGCATGGGTGTCGCTGGCAGCAGTATTCATGTCCCGCGACTGCTGTTTCGCTCCGGGCAAGGTATCGTCGGCCTGATGGTGGCTCAATCGGTCACACTCGGCGTGCTGCTGGCAATGGCCGCCGAATGGCACCTGATGTTGATCATGACCATCGTGACGCTGCTGCTCAGCGCTGGGGTGGGGCTGGGTATGATCCGCTTCGGCGGCATTCCGGCGAGTGCCGCAGCCTGGGGGACCGCACCGGGAGCTGCCTCAGCCATGATCGCGATGGCGGAAGAAGATGGCGCTGATAGCCGCCTGGTCGCCTGCATGCAGTATGTACGGGTGGTGTGCGTCGTCATGCTCGGCGCCTGGATCAGCCATATGGTTGTCCCATCAGAATCCATGCAACTCTCCCCGGACGCAGCCGAGGTTCCACTTAACCTGATCGGGCTGGGCGCCACGCTGCTGGTTGCCTTTCTCGGCGCCCTGAGTGGACGTTTCGTTCCCTCGGGTGCATTGCTGACGCCGGTGATTGTGGGTAGTGCCTTGCAGCTGCTGGGCTGGCTGGACATCACTCTGACCGAGCCTATCCTTGCGCTGGCCTATGGTCTTATCGGCAGTTACATCGGCCTGCGCTTCGATCGCGCCACAGTGCTACGTGTCGCCAGATTGATGCCGACCATCGTCACCGCCAACGTAGCCCTGATATTGCTGACCACTGCCCTCGCCTGGCCGATCAGCTGGGTATTTTCCCGGGACTTTCTCTCGGTGTTTCTCGCGATCTCCCCCGGCGGCCTGGATGCCATGGCGATCATCGCGGTGGAGACGGGTTCGGATGCCAGTTTTGTGGTTGCGCTACAAACATTGCGGCTGATAGGCGTAGTGTTCACCGGCAAGCTGTGTGCACAGGTGCTGATAGCGATCGCGCGTCGCATGAACCGCTGA
- the yegQ gene encoding tRNA 5-hydroxyuridine modification protein YegQ, with protein MPQAPELLAPAGTLKAMRYAFAYGADAVYAGQPRYSLRVRENDFHNPAVMAEAIAEAHAQGKKFYLASNIAAHNSKVASYIRDLEEVVAMGPDALIMSDPGLIMLVRERWPELPVHLSVQANATSWATVKFWQQQGLERVILSRELSLDELEEIRRRCPDMELEVFVHGALCIAYSGRCLLSGYFNHRDANQGACTNACRWKYDLQPAQETAEGNVEPVVKEFEAQPVYLLNQSDKPNEQMAIEEDEHGTYIMNSKDLRAVQHVRRFVDMGMHSLKIEGRTKSHFYVARTVQTYRKAIDDAVAGRPFDLGLMNDLESLSNRGYTEGFYRRHPPGVYQNYEQGASRMERHQFVGEVLGDDGDWLTIAVKNRFRVGDQLELMTPQGNCPLTLAVLQDRQGRPIDVAPGDGHVVRIPRPDAVSTEMGLLLRYLRD; from the coding sequence ATGCCCCAAGCTCCCGAACTGCTGGCCCCCGCCGGCACCCTGAAAGCCATGCGTTATGCCTTTGCCTACGGCGCTGACGCCGTTTACGCCGGCCAGCCGCGCTACAGCCTGCGCGTGCGGGAAAACGACTTCCACAACCCCGCCGTCATGGCCGAGGCGATCGCTGAAGCCCATGCACAGGGCAAGAAGTTCTATCTGGCCAGTAATATCGCCGCGCACAACAGCAAAGTGGCTAGCTACATTCGGGATCTCGAGGAGGTCGTGGCGATGGGCCCGGATGCCCTGATCATGTCCGACCCGGGGCTGATCATGCTGGTGCGGGAGCGCTGGCCCGAACTGCCGGTGCACCTGTCTGTTCAGGCGAACGCCACCAGCTGGGCAACCGTAAAGTTCTGGCAACAGCAGGGACTGGAACGGGTGATTCTGTCGCGGGAATTATCGCTCGATGAGCTGGAGGAAATCCGCCGCCGCTGTCCGGATATGGAGCTTGAAGTCTTTGTCCATGGCGCACTGTGCATCGCCTATTCCGGTCGATGCCTGCTGTCCGGCTACTTCAATCACCGGGATGCCAACCAGGGCGCCTGCACCAACGCCTGCCGCTGGAAATACGACCTACAGCCGGCTCAGGAAACTGCCGAAGGCAATGTCGAACCTGTGGTGAAGGAGTTCGAAGCCCAACCAGTATATCTGCTCAATCAAAGCGACAAACCGAACGAGCAGATGGCCATCGAGGAAGACGAGCACGGCACCTACATCATGAACTCCAAGGACCTGCGCGCGGTTCAGCACGTGCGGCGTTTCGTCGATATGGGCATGCATTCGCTCAAGATCGAAGGCCGCACCAAGTCGCATTTTTATGTCGCGCGGACGGTACAGACCTACCGCAAGGCAATAGACGATGCCGTTGCGGGCCGACCCTTCGATCTGGGGCTGATGAACGACCTGGAAAGCCTGTCGAACCGCGGTTACACCGAAGGCTTCTATCGCCGCCACCCGCCGGGCGTTTATCAGAACTACGAACAGGGCGCATCGCGGATGGAGCGTCACCAGTTTGTTGGCGAGGTGCTTGGAGATGACGGCGACTGGTTAACTATCGCCGTCAAGAACCGCTTCAGGGTCGGCGATCAGCTGGAACTGATGACACCGCAGGGGAACTGCCCTCTTACGCTGGCGGTATTGCAGGATCGCCAGGGTCGACCGATTGATGTCGCACCGGGGGACGGTCACGTAGTGCGCATCCCCCGGCCTGATGCCGTCAGTACCGAAATGGGCCTGCTGCTGCGCTATTTGAGAGACTGA
- a CDS encoding undecaprenyl-diphosphate phosphatase has translation MDWLQVIVLAIVQGVTEFLPVSSSAHLILVPVLTDWEDQGLAFDVALHLGSLSAVLIYFRRDIMGMTTSWTRSLATRQLDADARLAWAVILGTIPVGLAGLAFKDTIETVLRSPLYIAAGLIVFGLLLSWVDWRHKGQRTEHQMNWKDVAVIGLFQAVALFPGTSRSGITMTAGLLMGLSREASARFSFLLSIPVIVLACGLETLDLIQANVAVDWLAMAGGIVASGISAYLCIHFFLEFINRIGMQPFVIYRIVLGIALLWIFY, from the coding sequence ATGGATTGGCTGCAGGTTATCGTTCTGGCGATCGTTCAGGGCGTCACTGAATTTCTTCCCGTTTCCAGCTCGGCACACCTGATTCTGGTGCCCGTATTGACCGACTGGGAAGACCAAGGTCTCGCCTTCGACGTCGCGCTGCATCTGGGCAGCCTGTCCGCGGTATTGATTTATTTCCGTCGCGACATCATGGGCATGACCACCAGCTGGACCCGTTCGCTTGCCACGCGGCAACTGGATGCGGATGCCCGACTGGCCTGGGCCGTCATTCTCGGCACCATACCTGTGGGGCTGGCGGGGCTGGCGTTCAAGGACACGATCGAAACCGTATTACGCTCACCGCTGTATATCGCTGCAGGCTTGATCGTGTTCGGCCTGTTGCTTAGCTGGGTGGACTGGCGGCACAAGGGTCAACGCACCGAGCACCAGATGAACTGGAAGGATGTCGCAGTCATCGGTCTGTTCCAGGCCGTAGCACTGTTTCCCGGCACCTCGCGTTCAGGCATCACCATGACCGCCGGCCTGCTCATGGGCCTGAGCCGGGAGGCGTCGGCGCGCTTCTCGTTCCTGCTGTCGATCCCCGTCATTGTGCTCGCTTGCGGGTTGGAAACGCTGGACCTGATTCAGGCCAACGTAGCGGTCGACTGGCTAGCCATGGCCGGTGGCATTGTCGCGTCCGGCATCAGCGCCTACCTGTGCATTCATTTCTTCCTGGAATTCATCAACCGCATCGGCATGCAGCCCTTCGTGATCTACCGGATCGTTCTGGGTATAGCCCTGCTGTGGATCTTCTACTGA
- a CDS encoding diguanylate cyclase: MLLLDALRDRLSSLLPNELAASEIPRLLSPHRHNFLLSQRRATLIVNRVRLFAFLFAVLTPLWSIVDALVFPLHLWLMLGALRLSVCAAFVCLLLMYRPSGNLFDAYRAIAILFAIPTVFYVVSHTLLGSYNLTDFSGAVGAGYAFLPFVLVAGLAIFPLTLVENLALGLVLLLAQAFAGYLSWSTLNWPSFLGAFWLLVLIAGVTSLACMSQLAFMIALIRQAIRDPLTGVYSRGSGEEILNLQWAAAQRNNSGLAVAFIDLDFFKSINDTFGHHAGDKVLRDSANCVLECLRSSDSLVRWGGEEFLLIMPDTDMTQARRAIARLRAAGLGERPDGTPLTASIGLAERCFDRADTYRRLLKIADARMYVAKNNGRDQLCASEWRTAETAAEAC, translated from the coding sequence ATGCTGCTACTCGATGCTCTCAGGGACCGATTGAGCTCTCTGCTCCCCAATGAACTCGCCGCGAGCGAGATACCGCGGCTGCTATCGCCGCACCGGCATAATTTTCTGCTCAGCCAGCGCCGCGCCACCCTGATCGTTAATCGGGTACGCCTGTTTGCCTTCCTGTTTGCCGTGCTGACGCCGCTCTGGAGTATCGTCGATGCGCTGGTCTTCCCGCTGCACCTCTGGTTGATGCTGGGCGCACTGCGCCTGAGCGTGTGCGCGGCTTTCGTATGCCTGCTGCTGATGTATCGGCCCAGCGGGAACCTCTTCGATGCCTATCGGGCGATCGCCATTCTGTTCGCCATTCCGACTGTGTTCTATGTGGTTTCCCATACGCTGCTGGGCAGCTACAACCTGACCGATTTCTCCGGTGCCGTGGGTGCCGGCTACGCCTTTCTGCCGTTCGTACTGGTGGCGGGGCTGGCCATTTTTCCGCTCACGCTAGTGGAAAACCTGGCGCTCGGGCTGGTGCTGTTATTGGCCCAGGCGTTCGCCGGCTATCTGAGCTGGAGCACCCTGAACTGGCCCTCATTTCTCGGCGCATTCTGGCTGCTGGTACTGATCGCAGGCGTGACCAGTCTGGCCTGCATGAGCCAGCTGGCCTTCATGATCGCACTGATTCGTCAGGCCATCCGTGACCCTTTGACCGGGGTGTATTCGCGGGGCAGCGGCGAAGAGATTCTCAACCTGCAATGGGCGGCGGCGCAGCGCAACAACAGCGGGCTCGCCGTTGCGTTCATTGATCTGGATTTCTTCAAGAGCATCAACGACACCTTTGGTCATCACGCCGGAGACAAGGTGCTGCGCGATTCGGCCAACTGCGTTCTGGAGTGCCTGCGCAGTTCGGACAGCCTGGTGCGCTGGGGCGGGGAGGAATTTCTGTTGATCATGCCCGACACCGACATGACCCAGGCGCGCAGAGCGATTGCACGTCTGCGTGCTGCAGGATTGGGTGAACGGCCGGATGGCACGCCGCTCACCGCGAGCATCGGACTTGCCGAACGCTGCTTTGACCGCGCCGATACTTACCGCAGGTTGCTGAAAATCGCTGATGCGCGGATGTACGTGGCCAAGAACAATGGCCGCGATCAGCTATGCGCCAGCGAATGGCGCACAGCTGAAACCGCGGCTGAAGCGTGCTAG
- a CDS encoding TonB-dependent copper receptor — translation MSHSCFVPALLCLAVAAASNPAWSAEDHSQHAAHQPLKLAPRVITAVQQDSPLTIITDPKQARQPMPASDAADYLKTIAGFSAIRGGGSNSDPVLRGMFGSRLKLLTNGGEMLGACPSRMDAPSSYIAPQNFDQLTVIKGPQSVAWGPGASAGTILFDRLPEEFDEPGARLDATAVAASNTRRDVQVDGALGSRTGYVRLSGNRSRAGDYEDGDGNTVPSRWNKWNTDMALGWRPDDDTLLELSVGAGDAEARYAGRGMDGSQFERESLGLRFEKTLHEGALRELEARFYYNYADHVMDNYSLRTPPATGMMAGPRATNVDRRTLGARLSATWEWDDLEVLAGVDAQRNIHRTRSGMGVDSYRNQSWIKDAEFSQVGMFSELTWSVRDRQRLIGGLRLDQHHVMDERARLSGAMMGMTMPNPTANESRRETLPSGFVRLEQDLADVAATAYIGVGHVQRFPDYWELFSPKGSPGAVNAFDGVKPEQTTQLDMGIQYQNEGLEAWVSAYAGVVKDFILFDYASGASTADNIDAHIMGAETGVAYALTDNWKTDASVAWAWGRNRSDGEALPQMPPIDARFNLSYENNNWSAGALWRVVAEQNRTALNQGSVVGQDLGDSSGFGVLSLNGAYRFNEAVTLSTGVDNLLNKTYAEHLNLAGNAGFGFPAETRINEPGRTLWAKLDLSF, via the coding sequence ATGTCGCACTCTTGCTTTGTGCCCGCGTTACTGTGCCTGGCGGTCGCCGCTGCCAGCAATCCCGCCTGGTCCGCTGAAGACCATTCCCAGCATGCCGCGCATCAGCCCTTGAAGCTGGCGCCGCGGGTGATTACTGCCGTGCAGCAGGATTCACCGCTGACCATCATCACTGACCCCAAGCAGGCTCGCCAGCCGATGCCCGCCAGCGATGCCGCCGATTATCTGAAAACCATTGCCGGGTTCTCCGCCATTCGAGGGGGAGGGAGCAATAGCGATCCGGTACTGCGCGGCATGTTCGGCTCGCGTCTGAAACTGCTGACCAATGGCGGCGAAATGCTGGGCGCCTGTCCGTCGCGGATGGATGCGCCGTCGTCCTACATCGCCCCGCAGAATTTTGATCAGCTGACGGTGATCAAGGGTCCACAAAGCGTGGCCTGGGGGCCTGGCGCCTCGGCCGGCACCATTCTGTTTGATCGGCTGCCGGAGGAATTTGACGAGCCTGGCGCGCGCCTCGATGCGACCGCTGTCGCGGCATCCAACACCCGCAGGGATGTACAGGTTGATGGTGCTTTAGGCAGTCGCACCGGGTATGTGCGCCTTAGCGGCAACCGTTCACGGGCGGGCGATTATGAGGATGGCGACGGCAACACCGTCCCGTCACGGTGGAACAAATGGAATACCGATATGGCCCTCGGCTGGCGGCCGGATGACGACACCTTGCTCGAACTGAGTGTCGGGGCTGGCGATGCCGAGGCGCGTTACGCCGGGCGGGGCATGGATGGCTCGCAGTTCGAGCGCGAAAGCCTGGGCCTGCGTTTTGAGAAAACCCTGCATGAGGGGGCGTTACGGGAGCTGGAGGCCCGCTTTTATTACAACTACGCCGACCACGTGATGGATAACTACAGTCTGCGTACGCCGCCGGCTACCGGCATGATGGCCGGGCCGCGGGCGACCAACGTGGACCGGCGCACGCTGGGTGCCCGGCTGAGCGCAACCTGGGAATGGGATGACCTTGAAGTGCTTGCCGGTGTAGATGCGCAGCGCAACATCCATCGCACCCGAAGCGGTATGGGTGTGGATAGCTATAGGAATCAGTCCTGGATCAAGGACGCCGAATTCAGCCAGGTCGGGATGTTTTCCGAATTGACCTGGTCGGTTAGGGATAGACAGCGCTTGATTGGCGGTCTGCGGTTGGACCAGCACCACGTGATGGATGAACGTGCACGACTCAGCGGCGCGATGATGGGCATGACCATGCCCAATCCCACCGCCAACGAAAGCCGCCGCGAAACCCTGCCCAGTGGCTTCGTGCGGTTGGAACAGGATCTGGCTGATGTGGCTGCCACGGCGTATATCGGTGTAGGGCACGTACAACGGTTCCCCGATTACTGGGAGCTGTTCTCGCCCAAAGGCTCACCCGGAGCCGTCAACGCCTTCGATGGCGTCAAGCCTGAACAGACTACCCAATTGGATATGGGTATTCAGTATCAGAACGAAGGGCTTGAAGCCTGGGTGTCGGCTTATGCCGGCGTGGTCAAGGACTTCATTCTGTTTGATTATGCGAGCGGTGCGAGCACAGCGGACAACATTGACGCGCACATTATGGGCGCTGAAACCGGTGTGGCTTATGCGCTGACGGACAACTGGAAGACCGATGCCAGCGTGGCCTGGGCCTGGGGCAGGAATCGCAGTGATGGCGAAGCCCTGCCGCAGATGCCGCCGATCGATGCGCGCTTCAATCTGAGTTATGAAAACAACAACTGGAGCGCTGGTGCGCTCTGGCGAGTGGTTGCCGAACAGAACCGCACGGCACTCAACCAGGGCAGTGTGGTGGGCCAGGATCTCGGTGATTCGTCAGGTTTTGGTGTGCTATCGCTCAACGGCGCATATCGCTTTAACGAGGCGGTTACGCTGAGTACCGGAGTGGATAATCTGCTTAACAAAACCTATGCCGAACACCTGAATCTGGCGGGTAACGCTGGGTTTGGTTTCCCGGCTGAGACCCGGATCAACGAGCCCGGCCGTACGCTGTGGGCCAAGCTTGATTTGAGCTTCTAG
- a CDS encoding DUF2946 family protein, whose amino-acid sequence MSNRTASRGKRAWLAVLFGWCVLFNAVICCMHSSHAIAASLAHASLESCVGHGERMPGTASSMPDHSGANLAASLGCPLCSSAGSVALSSYWAPEWIPLEQPFAFSVPLAAPLTSTERTPSQPRAPPTVS is encoded by the coding sequence ATGAGTAACCGGACCGCAAGCCGAGGCAAACGCGCCTGGCTGGCTGTGCTGTTCGGCTGGTGCGTGCTGTTTAACGCAGTGATCTGCTGCATGCACAGCAGTCATGCCATCGCTGCCAGCCTCGCCCATGCTTCGCTTGAAAGCTGCGTTGGACACGGCGAACGCATGCCTGGCACGGCCTCCAGCATGCCAGACCACAGCGGCGCCAATCTGGCGGCCTCGCTGGGCTGCCCGCTGTGTTCCTCGGCAGGCAGCGTAGCGCTGAGCTCGTACTGGGCGCCCGAGTGGATTCCCCTTGAACAGCCTTTCGCGTTCAGCGTACCGCTGGCGGCTCCCCTCACCAGCACCGAACGCACGCCCAGCCAGCCACGCGCACCTCCAACCGTCTCCTGA